In one window of Tubulanus polymorphus chromosome 3, tnTubPoly1.2, whole genome shotgun sequence DNA:
- the LOC141901448 gene encoding GPI-anchor transamidase component PIGT-like isoform X1 — MAASNGIPAQLIVLVVFVSTSRAIDDEFHEELLIKHLPNGQLYLNFQFSTIWNSTSSGELHENDHYHLFPKSLGEILAKYSVQELHLSLTQGTWRYGNWGYPIQSAPPGAELLVWFLPSATSLSKIWTELNNALSGQICASLNFMDAKSTVIPKWSFRPRGATHKNYKRLFRHVRYAALPREVVCTENLTPWKKLLPCSSKVGLATLFNAVKLYDSKYHSLSINVRSVCHNTNCSQTSLELVQSLAVVFDLPAKNFGRADWSFKKLFGRMLASTCPLAKTSYIYVDATNNQSSAPYHLTVEPTLRRTFTRGGYTRQVAVYDIHDVIGRERLVNLGANFDHAVKFVDVKPLPLYAHRFTTGYGQETGGISTQIYNNNDQELSIIYMESAPWYIQVFLHTMKIESNGQIINATRIHYEPGQTRKKPYLLEVVFTLPPRSVTKFSIEFERALLKWTEYPPDANHGFYINSAVISCILPDGRFYEAASIHNSIMANSFEDNSTFFVRLHTESLLVSLPTPDFSMPYNVICLVCTVVAIAFGSVHNMTTRRFTIADENDNLGFFAKLKKKLMGKPNEQEMTESKEKQS; from the exons ATGGCCGCCTCAAACGGCATTCCCGCTCAATTGATCGTTTTAGTTGTATTTGTATCAACCTCACGAGCAATCGACGACGAATTTCACGAAGAATTACTCATCAAACATTTACCTAATGGCCAACTTTATCTGaactttcaattttcaacaatCTGGAACTCTACATCAAGTGGCGAACTACATGAAA ATGACCATTACCATTTATTCCCGAAGTCGCTGGGTGAAATTTTAGCCAAGTACTCTGTGCAGGAATTACATTTAAGTCTTACTCAAGGAACTTGGCGGTATGGTAACTGGGGATATCCGATACAAAGTGCACCACCTGGTGCTGAATTGCTTGTTTGGTTTTTGCCATCGGCAACCAG TCTCAGTAAGATATGGACTGAATTGAATAACGCATTGTCTGGACAGATTTGCGCATCTTTGAATTTCATGGACGCTAAATCAACAGTCATACCGAAGTGGTCATTTCGTCCCCGCGGAGCTACGCACAAGAATTACAAGCGCTTATTTCGTCATGTTCGTTACGCTGCTCTACCACGTGAAGTCGTCTGTACAGAGAATTTAACGCCATGGAAAAAACTGCTTCCATGTTCGTCAAag GTTGGTTTAGCAACTTTATTCAACGCTGTGAAGTTGTATGACAGTAAATATCACTCATTAAGTATCAACGTAAGATCTGTTTGTCACAATACGAATTGTTCACAAACTTCATTGGAACTTGTCCAAAGTTTGGCTGTTGTTTTCGATCTTCCTGCTAAAAATTTTGGCCGAGCTG ATTGGTCTTTCAAAAAGTTGTTTGGCCGAATGTTAGCATCAACCTGCCCTCTAGCAAAAACCAGTTACATTTATGTCGATGCAACAAATAATCAG AGTTCAGCGCCCTATCATTTGACAGTAGAGCCAACATTAAGAAGAACATTTACCAGGGGTGGATACACTAGACAAGTTGCTGTTTATGACATACACGATGTTATTGGTCGAGAACGATTAGTGAATCTTGGGGCTAATTTTGACCATGCAGTAAAATTCGTTGATGTTAAACCACTTCCTTTATACGCGCATCGTTTTACTACAG GATATGGACAGGAAACAGGAGGGATATCTACAcagatttataataataatgatcagGAGTTATCTATAATTTATATGGAATCAGCTCCATGGTATATACAAGTATTCTTACATACCATGAAAATTGAGAGCAATGGACAAATAATCAATGCAA CGAGAATTCATTATGAACCAGGGCAAACTCGAAAAAAGCCATATCTACTAGAAGTTGTATTTACTTTACCCCCTCGATCTGTCACAAAATTCAGTATCGAATTCGAAAGGGCTTTATTGAAATGGACTGAATACCCACCGGATGCTAATCATGGATTTTACATCAATTCGGCTGTGATAAGTTGTATATTACCAGATGGAAGATTCTACGAGGCAGCGTCGATCCATAATTCAATCATGGCAAACAG tTTTGAGGACAATTCAACTTTTTTTGTTCGTCTACATACAGAAAGCTTGCTAGTGTCACTACCAACACCAGATTTTAGTATGCCTTACAACGTTATATGTTTAGTTTGTACAGTGGTAGCCATCGCATTTGGCTCGGTTCACAATATGACCACGAGGAGATTTACTAttgctgatgaaaatgataatcttGGATTTTTTGCGAAACTAAAGAAGAAATTGATGGGAAAACCAAATGAGCAAGAGATGACTGAATCAAAGGAAAAGCAATCGTGA
- the LOC141901448 gene encoding GPI-anchor transamidase component PIGT-like isoform X2, with the protein MAASNGIPAQLIVLVVFVSTSRAIDDEFHEELLIKHLPNGQLYLNFQFSTIWNSTSSGELHENDHYHLFPKSLGEILAKYSVQELHLSLTQGTWRYGNWGYPIQSAPPGAELLVWFLPSATSKIWTELNNALSGQICASLNFMDAKSTVIPKWSFRPRGATHKNYKRLFRHVRYAALPREVVCTENLTPWKKLLPCSSKVGLATLFNAVKLYDSKYHSLSINVRSVCHNTNCSQTSLELVQSLAVVFDLPAKNFGRADWSFKKLFGRMLASTCPLAKTSYIYVDATNNQSSAPYHLTVEPTLRRTFTRGGYTRQVAVYDIHDVIGRERLVNLGANFDHAVKFVDVKPLPLYAHRFTTGYGQETGGISTQIYNNNDQELSIIYMESAPWYIQVFLHTMKIESNGQIINATRIHYEPGQTRKKPYLLEVVFTLPPRSVTKFSIEFERALLKWTEYPPDANHGFYINSAVISCILPDGRFYEAASIHNSIMANSFEDNSTFFVRLHTESLLVSLPTPDFSMPYNVICLVCTVVAIAFGSVHNMTTRRFTIADENDNLGFFAKLKKKLMGKPNEQEMTESKEKQS; encoded by the exons ATGGCCGCCTCAAACGGCATTCCCGCTCAATTGATCGTTTTAGTTGTATTTGTATCAACCTCACGAGCAATCGACGACGAATTTCACGAAGAATTACTCATCAAACATTTACCTAATGGCCAACTTTATCTGaactttcaattttcaacaatCTGGAACTCTACATCAAGTGGCGAACTACATGAAA ATGACCATTACCATTTATTCCCGAAGTCGCTGGGTGAAATTTTAGCCAAGTACTCTGTGCAGGAATTACATTTAAGTCTTACTCAAGGAACTTGGCGGTATGGTAACTGGGGATATCCGATACAAAGTGCACCACCTGGTGCTGAATTGCTTGTTTGGTTTTTGCCATCGGCAACCAG TAAGATATGGACTGAATTGAATAACGCATTGTCTGGACAGATTTGCGCATCTTTGAATTTCATGGACGCTAAATCAACAGTCATACCGAAGTGGTCATTTCGTCCCCGCGGAGCTACGCACAAGAATTACAAGCGCTTATTTCGTCATGTTCGTTACGCTGCTCTACCACGTGAAGTCGTCTGTACAGAGAATTTAACGCCATGGAAAAAACTGCTTCCATGTTCGTCAAag GTTGGTTTAGCAACTTTATTCAACGCTGTGAAGTTGTATGACAGTAAATATCACTCATTAAGTATCAACGTAAGATCTGTTTGTCACAATACGAATTGTTCACAAACTTCATTGGAACTTGTCCAAAGTTTGGCTGTTGTTTTCGATCTTCCTGCTAAAAATTTTGGCCGAGCTG ATTGGTCTTTCAAAAAGTTGTTTGGCCGAATGTTAGCATCAACCTGCCCTCTAGCAAAAACCAGTTACATTTATGTCGATGCAACAAATAATCAG AGTTCAGCGCCCTATCATTTGACAGTAGAGCCAACATTAAGAAGAACATTTACCAGGGGTGGATACACTAGACAAGTTGCTGTTTATGACATACACGATGTTATTGGTCGAGAACGATTAGTGAATCTTGGGGCTAATTTTGACCATGCAGTAAAATTCGTTGATGTTAAACCACTTCCTTTATACGCGCATCGTTTTACTACAG GATATGGACAGGAAACAGGAGGGATATCTACAcagatttataataataatgatcagGAGTTATCTATAATTTATATGGAATCAGCTCCATGGTATATACAAGTATTCTTACATACCATGAAAATTGAGAGCAATGGACAAATAATCAATGCAA CGAGAATTCATTATGAACCAGGGCAAACTCGAAAAAAGCCATATCTACTAGAAGTTGTATTTACTTTACCCCCTCGATCTGTCACAAAATTCAGTATCGAATTCGAAAGGGCTTTATTGAAATGGACTGAATACCCACCGGATGCTAATCATGGATTTTACATCAATTCGGCTGTGATAAGTTGTATATTACCAGATGGAAGATTCTACGAGGCAGCGTCGATCCATAATTCAATCATGGCAAACAG tTTTGAGGACAATTCAACTTTTTTTGTTCGTCTACATACAGAAAGCTTGCTAGTGTCACTACCAACACCAGATTTTAGTATGCCTTACAACGTTATATGTTTAGTTTGTACAGTGGTAGCCATCGCATTTGGCTCGGTTCACAATATGACCACGAGGAGATTTACTAttgctgatgaaaatgataatcttGGATTTTTTGCGAAACTAAAGAAGAAATTGATGGGAAAACCAAATGAGCAAGAGATGACTGAATCAAAGGAAAAGCAATCGTGA
- the LOC141901448 gene encoding GPI-anchor transamidase component PIGT-like isoform X3: MAASNGIPAQLIVLVVFVSTSRAIDDEFHEELLIKHLPNGQLYLNFQFSTIWNSTSSGELHENDHYHLFPKSLGEILAKYSVQELHLSLTQGTWRYGNWGYPIQSAPPGAELLVWFLPSATSLSKIWTELNNALSGQICASLNFMDAKSTVIPKWSFRPRGATHKNYKRLFRHVRYAALPREVVCTENLTPWKKLLPCSSKVGLATLFNAVKLYDSKYHSLSINVRSVCHNTNCSQTSLELVQSLAVVFDLPAKNFGRADWSFKKLFGRMLASTCPLAKTSYIYVDATNNQSSAPYHLTVEPTLRRTFTRGGYTRQVAVYDIHDVIGRERLVNLGANFDHAVKFVDVKPLPLYAHRFTTGYGQETGGISTQIYNNNDQELSIIYMESAPWYIQVFLHTMKIESNGQIINATRIHYEPGQTRKKPYLLEVVFTLPPRSVTKFSIEFERALLKWTEYPPDANHGFYINSAVISCILPDGRFYEAASIHNSIMANRSMQIR; this comes from the exons ATGGCCGCCTCAAACGGCATTCCCGCTCAATTGATCGTTTTAGTTGTATTTGTATCAACCTCACGAGCAATCGACGACGAATTTCACGAAGAATTACTCATCAAACATTTACCTAATGGCCAACTTTATCTGaactttcaattttcaacaatCTGGAACTCTACATCAAGTGGCGAACTACATGAAA ATGACCATTACCATTTATTCCCGAAGTCGCTGGGTGAAATTTTAGCCAAGTACTCTGTGCAGGAATTACATTTAAGTCTTACTCAAGGAACTTGGCGGTATGGTAACTGGGGATATCCGATACAAAGTGCACCACCTGGTGCTGAATTGCTTGTTTGGTTTTTGCCATCGGCAACCAG TCTCAGTAAGATATGGACTGAATTGAATAACGCATTGTCTGGACAGATTTGCGCATCTTTGAATTTCATGGACGCTAAATCAACAGTCATACCGAAGTGGTCATTTCGTCCCCGCGGAGCTACGCACAAGAATTACAAGCGCTTATTTCGTCATGTTCGTTACGCTGCTCTACCACGTGAAGTCGTCTGTACAGAGAATTTAACGCCATGGAAAAAACTGCTTCCATGTTCGTCAAag GTTGGTTTAGCAACTTTATTCAACGCTGTGAAGTTGTATGACAGTAAATATCACTCATTAAGTATCAACGTAAGATCTGTTTGTCACAATACGAATTGTTCACAAACTTCATTGGAACTTGTCCAAAGTTTGGCTGTTGTTTTCGATCTTCCTGCTAAAAATTTTGGCCGAGCTG ATTGGTCTTTCAAAAAGTTGTTTGGCCGAATGTTAGCATCAACCTGCCCTCTAGCAAAAACCAGTTACATTTATGTCGATGCAACAAATAATCAG AGTTCAGCGCCCTATCATTTGACAGTAGAGCCAACATTAAGAAGAACATTTACCAGGGGTGGATACACTAGACAAGTTGCTGTTTATGACATACACGATGTTATTGGTCGAGAACGATTAGTGAATCTTGGGGCTAATTTTGACCATGCAGTAAAATTCGTTGATGTTAAACCACTTCCTTTATACGCGCATCGTTTTACTACAG GATATGGACAGGAAACAGGAGGGATATCTACAcagatttataataataatgatcagGAGTTATCTATAATTTATATGGAATCAGCTCCATGGTATATACAAGTATTCTTACATACCATGAAAATTGAGAGCAATGGACAAATAATCAATGCAA CGAGAATTCATTATGAACCAGGGCAAACTCGAAAAAAGCCATATCTACTAGAAGTTGTATTTACTTTACCCCCTCGATCTGTCACAAAATTCAGTATCGAATTCGAAAGGGCTTTATTGAAATGGACTGAATACCCACCGGATGCTAATCATGGATTTTACATCAATTCGGCTGTGATAAGTTGTATATTACCAGATGGAAGATTCTACGAGGCAGCGTCGATCCATAATTCAATCATGGCAAACAG atCGATGCAAATCCGTTGA